From the Rhodopirellula islandica genome, one window contains:
- a CDS encoding OmpP1/FadL family transporter, whose translation MFKRVLPFAVIFLSLSWASDAFSQGAYISAAGPVNRSMGGASTAAPISALSAMYWNPASISGMEHSELEVGVDLLFTDHQVTSTVGATTGTTDAEPGSFPVPNFAWTHRLEDPRFTFGLGVNSVAGFKTNLPADPTNPVLAPQPTGLGQITSEASFLQIAPVLSMAMTERLSVAAGPLITTGQVGIEPFVFDSVNGDNTYSSGRSTSYHWGGGFQIGSYFLMSPNWQLGASYKSKAWMETFEFTGADENGLPRTLTTDIDLPSVISLGTGYTGFDQWLFAADIRYLDYANADGFGDEASYDATGKLAGLDWSSVFALALGAQRSIGDRVFLRAGYTYNQNPIRESESFFNLASPLIYEHMLSMGGSYKLNQKVAVNVGWSHYMENTRTGAVILPGIGAVPGSSVTNRMSADFLSFGIVMQQ comes from the coding sequence ATGTTCAAGAGAGTTCTTCCGTTCGCGGTTATATTTCTGTCGCTCAGTTGGGCGAGCGACGCCTTTTCACAGGGTGCTTACATTTCGGCTGCTGGGCCGGTCAACCGCAGCATGGGGGGAGCGTCCACGGCGGCTCCGATCAGCGCATTGAGCGCGATGTACTGGAACCCTGCTTCTATCAGTGGGATGGAACACAGCGAACTGGAGGTCGGAGTCGACCTTTTGTTCACCGATCACCAAGTCACCTCGACTGTCGGTGCAACGACAGGTACGACCGATGCGGAACCCGGATCCTTTCCGGTCCCCAACTTCGCCTGGACACATCGGCTGGAAGATCCCCGCTTCACCTTTGGACTGGGAGTCAACTCCGTCGCAGGTTTCAAAACCAATCTGCCAGCCGACCCCACCAATCCCGTGTTGGCACCGCAGCCGACGGGATTGGGACAGATCACTTCCGAAGCTTCCTTTTTGCAGATCGCGCCTGTGCTCTCGATGGCGATGACCGAGCGACTGTCCGTCGCGGCCGGCCCGCTGATCACGACAGGCCAAGTCGGAATCGAACCGTTCGTCTTTGACTCCGTCAACGGCGACAACACCTACTCTTCTGGGCGATCAACGAGTTATCACTGGGGCGGTGGTTTTCAAATCGGATCCTACTTCCTGATGAGCCCCAACTGGCAGCTCGGAGCGTCCTACAAAAGCAAAGCGTGGATGGAAACGTTCGAATTCACGGGTGCCGACGAGAACGGTTTGCCAAGAACCTTGACTACTGACATCGATCTTCCATCGGTCATCTCACTGGGAACCGGATACACCGGATTCGACCAATGGCTCTTTGCCGCCGACATCCGTTACCTCGACTATGCCAATGCCGATGGCTTTGGTGACGAAGCATCCTACGATGCAACTGGAAAACTTGCGGGGTTGGATTGGAGCAGCGTCTTTGCTCTTGCCTTGGGTGCCCAACGCAGCATCGGGGACCGAGTGTTTCTGCGGGCGGGATACACCTACAACCAAAACCCAATTCGTGAAAGCGAATCGTTCTTCAACCTGGCTTCCCCACTGATCTACGAACACATGCTCAGCATGGGTGGTTCGTACAAACTCAATCAAAAGGTGGCGGTGAACGTCGGTTGGTCTCACTACATGGAGAACACACGAACGGGAGCAGTCATACTGCCTGGGATTGGCGCGGTCCCTGGGTCTTCGGTCACCAACCGAATGTCGGCTGACTTTCTTAGCTTCGGCATCGTCATGCAGCAGTAG
- a CDS encoding SAM-dependent methyltransferase, with amino-acid sequence MDGKPVVSWEEDYAQRVNPQLMTELLHNAIPVLKAVQWKVTSVGEGSCESVLPLTKASTNQHGTHQAALISLSADYTGGLALTTLLRGVPLAGIHRCTDEESASLWLAAMDVKYRNPSTGHLTATCDIPANIARTVQQRYFGGKRILVTLPVVFTSNGELVAEAEMRYFAQPSIQLKPTKTNPRISPIFKQKLKASARMIAGLRASSESKNIRVDQSHERQAAGPHGELLANRLNGVLPQLKDMVLARTRHIDETLRSVDGLEQVIILGVGLDMRPFRLSKELGDPTFFELDLPEMLEERNRVTSEMKSDGDIKRHCMAADFKVDQISELLSKNAEFDPTRPTAVVFEGCSMYFTKDENQQILRDIATLLQHPGSLVWCDLVRENVVEGTVPSPDIKKFTDGMEELGERFIFGSNSPTDFFLTCGLPQTKSTTVGEFLRSDDPVLATYQFAVGFK; translated from the coding sequence GTGGATGGAAAACCAGTTGTCAGCTGGGAAGAAGACTACGCCCAACGCGTGAACCCGCAATTGATGACGGAGCTCTTGCACAATGCCATCCCAGTTCTCAAAGCTGTTCAGTGGAAGGTCACCTCCGTAGGGGAGGGTTCTTGCGAATCCGTTCTTCCGCTCACAAAGGCTTCCACCAATCAACATGGAACCCACCAAGCCGCATTGATCTCGTTGTCCGCGGACTACACCGGTGGGCTCGCTTTGACGACGCTGTTGCGCGGCGTCCCCCTGGCGGGGATTCACCGATGCACCGACGAGGAGTCTGCTTCGCTGTGGTTGGCAGCCATGGACGTCAAGTATCGCAACCCCAGCACTGGCCACCTGACCGCGACCTGCGACATTCCAGCCAACATTGCCCGCACGGTCCAGCAACGGTACTTCGGCGGCAAACGCATTTTGGTGACATTGCCGGTTGTGTTCACCTCCAACGGCGAACTTGTTGCGGAGGCCGAGATGCGGTACTTCGCACAACCATCCATTCAGCTCAAACCAACGAAGACCAACCCACGCATCTCTCCGATCTTTAAACAGAAGCTCAAAGCGTCCGCCCGAATGATCGCAGGACTGCGTGCTTCATCGGAAAGCAAGAACATTCGTGTCGATCAAAGTCACGAACGTCAGGCAGCCGGTCCCCATGGTGAATTGCTGGCCAATCGCCTCAACGGAGTCTTGCCACAACTCAAAGACATGGTGTTGGCTCGGACCCGACACATCGACGAAACCCTTCGCAGCGTGGACGGACTGGAGCAGGTCATTATTCTCGGCGTTGGCTTGGACATGCGTCCCTTCCGACTGAGCAAGGAACTGGGAGATCCAACCTTCTTTGAATTGGATCTGCCAGAAATGCTCGAAGAGCGCAATCGCGTGACCTCCGAAATGAAATCCGATGGCGACATCAAACGGCATTGCATGGCGGCGGATTTCAAAGTCGATCAAATCTCGGAACTCCTCTCCAAGAACGCTGAATTCGACCCGACACGTCCGACTGCCGTCGTCTTCGAAGGCTGTTCGATGTACTTCACGAAAGATGAGAACCAGCAAATTCTCCGTGACATCGCCACCCTCCTTCAACATCCCGGCAGTCTCGTGTGGTGCGATCTGGTTCGCGAGAACGTGGTCGAAGGAACCGTTCCCTCCCCCGATATCAAGAAGTTCACGGACGGAATGGAAGAGCTGGGCGAACGTTTCATTTTCGGCAGCAACTCACCGACCGACTTCTTCTTGACCTGCGGCTTGCCGCAAACCAAGTCCACTACCGTGGGTGAGTTCTTACGCTCGGACGACCCAGTCTTGGCAACCTATCAATTTGCGGTTGGCTTCAAGTAG
- a CDS encoding ATP-binding protein, with product MSNASVVACFSAIDATTGGKVILREVPKLFFQERGFHRFKTESRLTSGIHCETYSRPIDFMVGETHLRVVYPFVEGTSLARRFRKRPLTATEAMLLAQDLFEALEQIHRIGCIHRDIRPSNIIVREDGRSVLCGYVPLWCPELFGKDDLLARECATYTSPELSGIIDHDISETSDLYSVGHVLYAALTGTPAFSGDVSEILYRHMTADPESGNYPDETPSVVITLVDKLICKEPRDRYQSAAAVLHDVKAISHQLMTGGSAEDFVIGSADKRTVLIDPAFVGRDEHVRTLEKSLDNVIDGRSDRVLLRSESGMGKTRLLNEVSRLASRKRFLVLRGRSLPDANQQPSAIWLQAMDQLIKHLINDPEMLKCTRDRMEPYRQEVTTALPALAKAFGWSNAKLSGPEEFGQGRIVSAFRTLFTELGTPETSVMITLDDCQWMDDQSFRILQAICEHPARHLFLFAVTRPDEGLSSRLNDVSFPVKLSLGPLSDQAVQQLAESMAGQLPQAAIDVVQRFAGGSPFMASAIVRGLVESSALRPVDKSWGIDQAKLVSFQAADDASEILVDRLTRLPNETRELLTAAAVIGRDFNLEVAAELVGIRLADAHQAIHPARVQRLVWSRPDRILAFVHDKIRESILEELSNDRIRSMHGQIGQYYVEHEPLEFFKLAYHFDAAEMHEQALPFALRAAEIARNSFSLVSAEEQLRIAVRAISHADRAKTHLIQMMMSDVLILQGEYDKAETWLDQASESAETDTHHARISLKRGELHFKRGSKNLAVECFEASLRQLRQPVCNNRLALMARIALEGARQVRNSLFPCFLGRRGGQPTEEEQMSLSLYSQIAHAYWYTRDKYYTLWAHLRSMNAAERFQPTRFLAQSYSEHAPVMTLLRWENRGVEYAGRSLEIRKAFSDVWGQGQTRNFLSILLLSFSRYEACVDQAGQAVKMLERTGDYWEVHIARYQLAAALYRLGRHKEALEQSRINFESALKRGDFQATGNIIDVWARATNGDIPEDVIENELARDLADSQRMCQVLLAKGVREFYHDQFDEAVKSFAKAISVAKATRVKNAYVSPVYPWYCTAMRRQFETTVPRSAKRRQRLIRELGHATKTAVKVSKQFTNEIPHAFRERAAYLALTGKLRAAQSAFQHSLQVAEQQGAMVAHAKTLILFADFAAVFGWPIDADAIESARGTLAALECSDYDVNESGSLSLVNRFDSLLASGRRIATSVLPEQIYQEVRRAATKILRGEQVFLVIRSDSGGYQTVPPEMPFDAAIVQEVNRTRQTVVVEVENTVANGITKSRQGTFLCSPVDVNDQTVFYLYVSNERFSNLYDDDEIRIADYLTSAAGAAMEKANSFQQLQDLNLNLERKVLERTDSVVRHSKELELTAQQLTATKDQLQIAKTIAEQANQAKSEFLARMSHEIRTPITGILGFTELLLRGVVTDDAERESHLQTIHSNGLHLLHLLNDILDISKIEADKIETERVLCNPSWMAQDVIASLRSKAIEKDITLAFRVDSDVPEQIYSDPTRLRQILTNLTSNAIKFTNAGGVTISIASDTSTSDGTERTPTQLTLVVEDTGIGMTDEQSTVIFEPFKQADVSTTREYGGTGLGLSISKRLTEALNGTLNVSSAKNVGTQMILEFEIECPPGVRVLGPKEVVAPSNGVQENLFDEVDLSGVQILVVDDCETNRRLLSLFLQDAGAEVLTRTNGKEAVDALTSQPEMVDIVLMDMQMPVMDGYTATTTLRESGVQQPIIALTANAMTGDEIRCREAGCTEYQTKPLDLNSLLQSVARNTIGQDRVSTDEDLVVADASSVDDEVSDLVAEEVAVTAEKVVSQPNKIFNYDWLHTFACDLIDQVDQTMPSIINAYDRGDLEQVGKHLHQIRGSGGTVGLGQLSEIAIKGEAAIEVAEWQQLRTTLSELQEFVDAAMVEKQASPAS from the coding sequence TTGTCCAACGCATCGGTTGTCGCATGCTTCTCGGCGATTGATGCCACAACGGGTGGAAAGGTCATCCTCCGCGAAGTTCCTAAGTTGTTCTTTCAAGAGCGTGGCTTTCATCGATTCAAAACGGAATCGCGATTGACATCGGGGATTCACTGCGAAACTTACTCCCGGCCAATCGACTTCATGGTGGGCGAGACTCATCTTCGGGTGGTCTATCCTTTCGTCGAAGGGACCTCGCTGGCGAGACGTTTTCGAAAGCGTCCGTTGACGGCCACGGAGGCCATGCTGTTGGCCCAAGATCTGTTCGAAGCACTCGAGCAAATTCATCGGATTGGGTGTATCCACCGAGACATTCGGCCGTCCAACATCATTGTCCGCGAGGATGGGCGGTCGGTGCTTTGCGGCTATGTGCCCCTGTGGTGCCCGGAGTTGTTCGGCAAGGATGATTTGTTGGCTCGCGAGTGCGCGACCTACACCTCACCCGAATTGTCCGGGATCATCGATCATGACATCAGTGAAACCTCGGACCTCTATTCCGTTGGGCATGTGCTGTACGCCGCCCTGACGGGGACTCCTGCGTTTTCAGGGGATGTCAGCGAAATCTTATACCGGCACATGACCGCGGATCCAGAAAGCGGGAACTACCCCGATGAAACACCGTCGGTCGTGATCACTTTGGTCGACAAACTGATCTGCAAAGAGCCTCGCGACCGCTATCAGAGCGCAGCGGCGGTTCTCCATGATGTCAAAGCGATCTCTCATCAATTGATGACGGGTGGTTCCGCGGAAGACTTTGTGATTGGCAGCGCTGACAAACGCACCGTCCTGATCGATCCCGCTTTTGTCGGGCGTGATGAACATGTCAGAACGCTTGAGAAGTCCTTGGACAATGTGATCGACGGGCGGTCCGATCGAGTGCTGCTGCGCAGCGAGTCGGGGATGGGGAAGACACGATTGTTGAACGAAGTTTCGCGACTGGCATCACGGAAGCGATTCTTGGTTCTTCGAGGGCGTTCGCTACCGGATGCGAACCAGCAGCCATCGGCGATTTGGCTGCAGGCGATGGATCAACTGATCAAGCATCTGATCAATGATCCAGAAATGTTGAAGTGCACACGCGATCGGATGGAGCCGTATCGACAAGAAGTCACCACGGCACTGCCGGCGCTTGCCAAGGCGTTCGGATGGAGCAACGCGAAGCTTTCTGGTCCTGAAGAGTTCGGGCAAGGCCGAATCGTTTCTGCTTTCCGCACCCTGTTCACGGAACTGGGGACGCCGGAAACAAGTGTGATGATCACGCTGGACGATTGCCAATGGATGGACGATCAATCGTTTCGAATTCTCCAAGCGATCTGCGAGCATCCGGCGCGGCATCTGTTTCTGTTTGCCGTGACACGCCCGGACGAAGGTTTGAGTTCACGTTTGAATGATGTGAGCTTCCCAGTCAAGCTTTCGCTGGGGCCTTTGTCGGATCAAGCGGTTCAACAACTGGCTGAATCGATGGCGGGGCAGTTGCCACAGGCTGCGATTGATGTGGTGCAGCGATTTGCTGGCGGCAGTCCCTTCATGGCATCTGCCATCGTACGTGGGTTGGTCGAATCAAGTGCGCTGCGTCCGGTCGACAAAAGTTGGGGCATCGATCAGGCGAAGCTGGTCAGCTTTCAGGCGGCCGACGATGCCAGCGAAATCTTGGTGGACCGTCTGACACGGCTGCCCAATGAAACACGCGAGTTGCTGACCGCAGCCGCGGTGATCGGTCGCGACTTCAATCTTGAAGTCGCCGCTGAGTTGGTTGGCATTCGGCTTGCCGACGCGCACCAAGCCATCCATCCAGCGCGGGTTCAACGTTTGGTATGGAGTCGTCCCGATCGGATCTTGGCATTTGTGCATGACAAAATTCGGGAATCCATTTTGGAGGAGTTGTCGAACGATCGGATTCGGTCGATGCACGGTCAAATCGGACAGTACTACGTCGAGCATGAGCCGCTTGAGTTCTTCAAGTTGGCCTATCACTTTGACGCAGCGGAAATGCACGAACAAGCATTGCCGTTTGCGTTGCGGGCGGCCGAGATTGCGAGGAACAGCTTTTCATTGGTGAGCGCAGAGGAGCAACTGCGAATTGCCGTGCGGGCAATTTCGCATGCGGACCGTGCGAAGACTCATCTCATTCAGATGATGATGAGCGACGTGCTGATATTGCAAGGCGAATATGACAAGGCCGAAACGTGGCTCGATCAAGCCAGTGAAAGTGCAGAAACAGACACGCACCATGCCCGGATCTCGTTGAAACGCGGCGAGTTGCATTTTAAACGTGGCAGCAAAAACTTGGCGGTGGAGTGCTTTGAAGCTTCGTTGAGGCAGCTTCGGCAACCGGTCTGCAACAATCGATTGGCGCTGATGGCTCGCATCGCGCTGGAGGGTGCCCGGCAGGTGCGAAATTCATTGTTCCCTTGTTTTCTTGGGCGACGTGGCGGGCAGCCTACTGAAGAGGAACAGATGTCGCTGTCATTGTACAGCCAAATTGCGCATGCCTATTGGTACACCCGCGACAAGTACTACACGCTGTGGGCTCACTTGCGGTCGATGAATGCGGCGGAGCGTTTTCAGCCCACTCGCTTTCTGGCCCAGTCCTATTCCGAGCATGCTCCGGTGATGACGTTGCTGCGCTGGGAGAATCGTGGCGTGGAGTACGCTGGCCGGTCCTTGGAGATTCGGAAGGCGTTCAGCGATGTGTGGGGCCAGGGGCAAACGCGGAACTTCCTGAGCATTCTGTTGTTGTCTTTTTCACGCTACGAGGCATGCGTGGATCAAGCCGGGCAAGCGGTGAAGATGCTCGAACGCACCGGTGACTACTGGGAAGTGCACATCGCTCGTTACCAGTTGGCGGCGGCGTTGTATCGATTGGGCAGACACAAGGAAGCGTTGGAACAGTCTCGCATCAACTTCGAATCGGCTTTGAAACGCGGGGACTTTCAAGCAACCGGCAACATCATTGACGTGTGGGCTCGAGCGACCAACGGGGACATTCCCGAGGACGTGATCGAGAACGAACTCGCAAGGGATCTGGCGGATTCTCAACGGATGTGTCAGGTCTTGTTGGCCAAAGGCGTACGGGAGTTCTACCACGACCAATTCGACGAGGCAGTCAAGTCATTTGCCAAAGCGATTTCAGTCGCCAAGGCAACTCGAGTGAAAAATGCGTATGTCAGTCCCGTTTATCCATGGTATTGCACCGCGATGCGCCGGCAGTTTGAAACGACGGTGCCACGCAGTGCGAAGCGCCGCCAACGATTGATACGAGAACTCGGCCACGCGACCAAGACAGCGGTGAAAGTCAGCAAGCAGTTCACCAACGAAATTCCCCATGCTTTCCGTGAGCGAGCGGCCTACTTGGCGCTGACGGGGAAGCTGCGGGCTGCTCAGTCCGCCTTCCAACATAGTTTGCAGGTCGCCGAGCAGCAGGGAGCCATGGTGGCTCATGCCAAAACGTTGATCTTGTTTGCCGATTTCGCGGCGGTGTTCGGTTGGCCGATCGATGCCGATGCGATTGAAAGTGCTCGAGGCACACTGGCGGCATTGGAATGCAGCGACTACGACGTCAACGAAAGCGGATCGCTTTCGTTGGTGAATCGTTTCGATTCCCTGCTTGCGTCGGGACGACGGATCGCAACCAGCGTCCTTCCGGAACAGATCTACCAGGAAGTGCGTCGCGCCGCGACAAAGATCCTCCGCGGTGAACAGGTCTTCTTGGTGATTCGTTCCGACAGCGGCGGCTATCAGACAGTGCCGCCTGAAATGCCCTTTGATGCAGCGATCGTTCAAGAAGTGAACCGCACTCGTCAGACGGTGGTGGTGGAGGTGGAGAACACGGTTGCCAATGGCATCACGAAGTCAAGGCAAGGCACGTTCTTGTGCAGCCCAGTGGATGTCAATGATCAGACCGTGTTCTACCTGTATGTCAGCAACGAGCGATTCTCGAATCTTTACGACGACGATGAAATTCGAATCGCTGACTATCTGACCTCCGCAGCCGGCGCTGCGATGGAAAAGGCCAACAGCTTCCAGCAACTGCAAGATTTGAACTTGAATCTTGAGAGGAAGGTTTTGGAACGAACGGATTCCGTTGTGCGTCATTCGAAAGAGCTCGAGCTGACCGCCCAGCAATTGACTGCAACGAAAGATCAACTTCAGATCGCGAAGACAATCGCGGAACAGGCGAATCAAGCCAAAAGTGAATTTTTGGCACGGATGAGTCACGAGATCCGCACTCCCATCACCGGGATCTTGGGATTCACGGAGTTGTTGTTGCGCGGTGTGGTGACGGATGACGCGGAACGTGAGTCGCACCTGCAAACGATTCATTCCAATGGTCTTCACCTGCTTCATTTGCTGAATGACATCTTGGACATTTCCAAGATCGAGGCCGACAAGATCGAGACGGAACGGGTCCTTTGCAATCCAAGCTGGATGGCCCAAGACGTGATTGCTTCCTTGCGTTCCAAAGCGATTGAGAAGGACATCACGCTGGCGTTTCGTGTGGACAGTGATGTTCCAGAGCAAATCTACAGTGATCCAACGCGACTTCGTCAAATTCTGACCAACTTGACCAGCAACGCGATCAAATTCACCAACGCAGGCGGGGTGACCATCTCGATTGCGTCCGATACGTCGACTTCAGACGGAACCGAGCGAACTCCCACGCAGTTGACGTTGGTGGTCGAAGACACTGGCATTGGAATGACGGACGAGCAAAGCACGGTGATCTTTGAACCATTCAAACAAGCGGATGTTTCGACCACGCGTGAATATGGCGGGACCGGATTGGGATTGTCGATCAGCAAGCGTTTGACCGAAGCATTGAACGGGACATTGAATGTCTCAAGTGCGAAGAACGTTGGCACCCAGATGATCCTCGAATTTGAAATCGAATGTCCACCGGGTGTCCGTGTGCTGGGGCCGAAAGAGGTGGTGGCACCGAGCAACGGCGTCCAAGAGAACCTATTTGACGAGGTGGATTTGAGTGGCGTCCAGATTTTGGTCGTCGACGATTGTGAAACGAATCGCCGGTTGTTGTCCTTGTTTCTGCAGGACGCTGGAGCAGAGGTTCTCACCCGTACCAATGGCAAGGAAGCGGTCGATGCACTGACGAGTCAACCAGAGATGGTCGACATTGTGCTGATGGACATGCAAATGCCGGTGATGGATGGCTACACGGCAACAACAACTTTGCGTGAATCGGGGGTGCAGCAGCCAATCATTGCATTGACGGCCAACGCCATGACCGGGGATGAGATTCGTTGTCGTGAAGCTGGGTGCACGGAGTACCAAACCAAGCCGCTCGATCTCAATTCACTCCTTCAGAGCGTTGCAAGAAACACGATCGGGCAGGATCGTGTGTCAACCGACGAGGACTTGGTGGTTGCGGACGCATCGAGCGTTGACGACGAAGTCAGTGACTTGGTTGCTGAGGAAGTGGCGGTGACCGCTGAGAAGGTGGTTTCACAACCAAACAAAATCTTCAACTACGATTGGTTGCACACGTTTGCCTGTGATTTGATCGATCAGGTTGATCAGACGATGCCCAGTATCATCAACGCCTACGATCGGGGCGACCTCGAACAAGTTGGCAAGCATTTGCATCAGATCCGAGGTTCCGGTGGAACAGTCGGACTGGGCCAACTGTCAGAGATTGCCATCAAGGGTGAAGCGGCGATCGAAGTGGCGGAATGGCAGCAACTTCGCACGACCTTGTCTGAGTTGCAAGAATTCGTCGACGCAGCGATGGTCGAAAAGCAAGCCTCGCCGGCGTCTTGA